The stretch of DNA atatacaaaatattttttttgttataccaGAATTTTATTTActgaattatattttaatataaaaaaagtttttggtcATCTGATATTATTGATTGATAAAACTTGGAAACATACATTGTGAAATACAACTTAAACTGTTGGAAGATAATGCATCTCCGAAGTCTAAAGTCCAAACAAAAGCCGATGGACAAAGAAACAGTTCCTGAAGACAAAGTTGGAGAGAAACAAGAATTTTCCTGAAACTAAGTTTATGCAAAAGAACCAACTAGAattacaaaacagaaaatttttAAGACGAAAACGAAACGAAGGATaaatattgctttttttttcttctaaactttttgaaaaaaaaaaaccttataccTTTTGCCTTTTATGAAACCGACCTGATATCTATTCCCTGGATCAGTGGATAGTCAGCTATAGTTGTATTGTAAATGTGACAATCTAAACGATCGAATCACGGATATACAGTAACAGTATAATAAAAATGTCAGAATATGCAAAGAAACACACTCAACGCAATTTGCAATGTCCTCTAAAATTATCATTATGAGTAAAAGTCTAGATCACTAATATATCACTCAAAAGAAATTTGCAATGTTCTCTAAAATTGTAACGTAAAACGTTTAGATCAACAATATATCAATAGTGTCTTATTATTGAAGTACAAGAACCACATTTTctgtatatatactttaatatataaaagattcaGCGTAAGATCAAGCAACGACTGTCTAATCGTTGTAACCCACGAGAAGCTGTAGCAGCTCGCCTAGCTTCCTCTACAAGAGCAGCACGTGCAGAAGAGATTCCAGCAGGGACTAGACAGGTGTCGAACGTTGAACAGTCGATCCAATCCTTAAGAAGCTCTTCTTGTCCCCATATCTCTGGTATCCAAACCCTACCGGCGATCTCTTTCCGGTGCTTCTTTAACCTCTCTCTCCCACTGTCcagtctctcttcttcttgattctgtTTCGGTTTCTTCTCTTCAGCCGAAGCTAGATCTTTCTTGTCGGAAACAGAAGAAGCTGCTTCGTCGGAGGAACTTGGCGGATCTTGTTTGGTTTGTTCGGGAAGATCAGGCTGAGAAGATGGACTGATCGGGTGGGCCATTGGAGAAGACGTCGTATCATCGATGTTTGTCATGGTTATACACAAATAGTAAAGCACAGATTCAGATTCTTGgaggaaacaaaaagatgaagagagatgtgtgttttttgtttgtgtgttgagCGATTCGGTGTtgataatatgtattttttggtGGGTTTTGTAAGGAAATGAGAAAATCGGGTGGGAGGTTGTGTTACACGTCGACGTAAGTTGTATTGTTTGGTGAATTTTCTCTTTTtcgcttttgttttatttgtatggTAAGTGACAACTTTACGTGTCTTTTTTTGTAGATTGGATTGCTTTGGCCCTTAATTTTTGGAgccttaataaaataaataaatcatcaaaatatagaaattaaactATTGATTAGACATTCCTCTTAAgtgtttatttttgtgcaaGTGGTTAAGGCTTCACATATGgtgttatattatttatcagttCAGAGTAAAACTCTCAATTAGTGGATCCTTAAGGAGAGAtttaagagagaagaaagtaTTTTGGACAAAATAGTGTTtcatgaaatttaaaaatatttgtcaacAGATTTTAAAGAATCTTTGGTTAACattcaaaatgaaaatatgtaAAGAGATTCAGGTTTTCAACTCTTAATatgttgaaatattttttggggcTAGTATTTCGTGAATATTCATTAGTTATGTGAATATAAGAAAGCATTCAAAGCGTTTAGATTTTTCTTGGGAGGATCATGAGGCTGATGTTGATTTAGGATTTATTCCGATGAAATATGTTT from Camelina sativa cultivar DH55 chromosome 9, Cs, whole genome shotgun sequence encodes:
- the LOC104711823 gene encoding uncharacterized protein LOC104711823, producing MTNIDDTTSSPMAHPISPSSQPDLPEQTKQDPPSSSDEAASSVSDKKDLASAEEKKPKQNQEEERLDSGRERLKKHRKEIAGRVWIPEIWGQEELLKDWIDCSTFDTCLVPAGISSARAALVEEARRAATASRGLQRLDSRCLILR